One window from the genome of Tolypothrix sp. NIES-4075 encodes:
- the rnhA gene encoding ribonuclease HI, whose protein sequence is MSSQRTIQSIYTDGACTGNPGPGGWGVVVYFTDGSIYEMGDRSPHTTNNKMEMQAAIAALKFLEESGQKDPVPLYTDSEYLINCVTKWVKSWKKKGWKKADGNPVQNQDLLEQLDELNSRKVKWEHVRGHSGNIGNERCDVIARAYASGKTPSLKQLASTHSHQSLTQTSEINVAKVSDCDTNSTIINKRKQEISIATDTTIMEPSTAAAIEEKPPEMRVAHLRNLIETLHIADEVATKGYLITSSELADLMDVHASAVTSRGDQWRWRNWIVSRVRREGNQILWELERGDRLGSEDEGGIGG, encoded by the coding sequence ATGTCTTCTCAACGCACAATTCAAAGTATATATACTGATGGCGCTTGCACCGGCAACCCAGGTCCAGGAGGTTGGGGTGTAGTCGTCTATTTTACCGATGGTTCAATTTATGAAATGGGCGATCGCTCTCCCCATACCACCAATAATAAAATGGAAATGCAAGCAGCGATCGCCGCTCTCAAATTCTTAGAAGAATCAGGACAAAAAGATCCCGTTCCCCTTTATACCGACAGCGAATATTTAATCAACTGCGTTACCAAATGGGTAAAAAGCTGGAAAAAGAAAGGCTGGAAAAAAGCAGATGGGAACCCCGTCCAAAATCAAGACCTTTTGGAACAACTAGATGAACTCAACAGTCGTAAAGTAAAATGGGAACACGTTCGCGGTCACTCTGGTAACATAGGTAACGAACGCTGTGATGTAATTGCTCGCGCCTACGCCAGTGGGAAAACCCCATCCCTCAAACAACTGGCTTCCACTCATTCTCACCAATCCTTAACGCAAACAAGCGAGATAAATGTAGCAAAAGTATCTGACTGTGATACAAATTCGACAATAATTAACAAAAGAAAACAAGAAATCAGTATTGCAACAGATACAACAATTATGGAGCCATCTACAGCCGCCGCAATCGAAGAAAAACCACCAGAGATGAGGGTGGCGCATCTCCGCAACTTAATCGAAACTCTGCACATCGCTGACGAAGTAGCCACAAAAGGCTACTTAATCACCAGTTCCGAACTAGCAGATTTAATGGATGTCCACGCCAGCGCTGTCACGAGTCGGGGAGATCAATGGCGCTGGCGTAACTGGATCGTCTCACGAGTACGACGAGAAGGCAATCAAATTCTCTGGGAACTAGAAAGAGGCGATCGCCTGGGGAGCGAAGATGAGGGGGGGATTGGGGGATAG
- the cruG gene encoding 2'-O-glycosyltransferase CruG, translating into MLNYLTLFLLLIQVPATAILLSRLLKGPGRHPPIKPQQPTPELLGSVSVVVPTLNEALRISPLLECLSRQSYELREIIVVDSKSQDGTPDLVKLAQQRDPRFRLMTDDPLPPGWVGRPWALHNGFLHSSEASEWFLGMDADTQPDPGLIAGLVKTAEAEKYDLVSLSPQFILKYPGECWLQPALLMTLLYRFDPAGVNTKQPERVMANGQCFLCRRRVLAAVDGYSSAGGSFCDDVTLARNIAAQGFKVGFLDGAKVLKVRMYEGALETWKEWGRSLDLKDASSRAQLWGDLWLLFAVQGLPIFVVLTYLFLSIFVQTRLIASVLVLNVFLLVIRFALLLAIAPSYDRKTATYGWLFWLSPLADPLAVLRIFLSAFRTPREWRGRKYSAE; encoded by the coding sequence ATTTTGAATTATTTAACGCTATTTTTGCTACTTATCCAAGTACCGGCAACAGCGATTTTGCTCTCGCGTCTGCTGAAAGGACCGGGGCGCCATCCCCCTATTAAACCCCAACAACCGACACCAGAGCTTTTAGGTAGTGTCAGCGTTGTCGTCCCCACCCTAAATGAGGCTCTTCGCATTAGCCCTTTGTTGGAATGTTTAAGCCGACAAAGTTACGAACTTCGGGAAATTATTGTTGTAGATAGTAAGTCCCAAGATGGCACTCCCGACTTGGTAAAATTGGCACAGCAGCGAGACCCTCGTTTTCGCCTGATGACGGATGATCCTTTACCTCCTGGTTGGGTGGGGCGTCCTTGGGCATTGCATAATGGTTTTTTACATAGTTCAGAGGCAAGTGAGTGGTTTTTGGGGATGGATGCTGATACTCAGCCCGATCCCGGTTTGATTGCTGGTTTGGTGAAGACAGCAGAAGCTGAAAAATATGATTTGGTTTCTCTTTCGCCTCAGTTTATTCTGAAATATCCAGGGGAATGCTGGTTACAACCGGCTTTGTTGATGACTTTGCTTTACCGATTTGATCCGGCTGGTGTTAATACCAAGCAGCCAGAACGGGTGATGGCGAATGGACAATGCTTTTTGTGTCGTCGCCGAGTTTTAGCGGCTGTGGATGGCTATAGCAGTGCTGGGGGTTCTTTTTGTGATGATGTGACTTTAGCTCGTAATATCGCCGCTCAAGGCTTTAAGGTGGGCTTTTTGGATGGTGCGAAGGTGCTAAAGGTGCGGATGTATGAGGGAGCGCTGGAGACGTGGAAGGAATGGGGGAGAAGTCTTGATTTGAAAGATGCATCTTCCCGCGCTCAGTTGTGGGGGGATTTATGGTTGCTATTTGCAGTCCAAGGTTTACCTATTTTTGTAGTCCTTACTTACCTCTTTCTCTCCATTTTTGTACAGACGCGATTAATCGCGTCTGTACTGGTTTTGAATGTGTTTCTGCTGGTGATTCGCTTTGCTTTATTATTGGCGATCGCACCTTCTTACGATCGCAAAACTGCCACATACGGCTGGTTATTCTGGCTTTCTCCTTTAGCCGATCCCCTAGCGGTGCTGCGAATTTTCTTATCTGCATTTCGCACTCCACGCGAGTGGCGAGGACGGAAGTATAGTGCTGAGTGA
- the cruF gene encoding gamma-carotene 1'-hydroxylase CruF, with protein MRQLVIVERVCLIGHILSKVFGLLGILLVIPNAEVILNLGTVGETAMQSSMANGGVFDIILGTVAVSIYAYRVLGLRNWLAFMLPSVFISVGSELLGTSTGFPFGDYSYLSGLGYKIAGLVPFTIPISWFYVGLSAYLIARAGLQVAEKPSIVRHIAAIAVGALLFTCWDFALEPGMSQTAFPFWYWEKPGAFFGTPYQNYAGWFGTSALFMTVAALLWRNASIKLERSQLNVPLIVYISNFVFAAGLSLGSGFAIPVLLGFFGGVVPAVSLWWRTANTPAQPAVETNTEMQVAPVKVALK; from the coding sequence ATGAGACAACTTGTTATTGTTGAGCGCGTATGCCTCATCGGTCATATTTTATCGAAGGTTTTTGGACTGCTTGGTATACTATTGGTCATACCTAATGCCGAAGTAATTTTGAACTTAGGCACTGTTGGAGAGACTGCGATGCAGTCGAGTATGGCTAACGGCGGTGTATTTGATATTATACTAGGTACAGTAGCTGTCAGTATTTATGCGTATCGAGTTTTGGGATTGCGAAATTGGTTAGCATTCATGCTGCCATCAGTGTTTATCTCTGTAGGAAGTGAACTGCTGGGAACTAGCACAGGATTTCCATTTGGTGATTATAGCTACTTAAGTGGGTTGGGCTATAAAATTGCCGGGTTAGTACCGTTTACAATTCCTATATCCTGGTTTTATGTTGGTCTTTCGGCGTACTTAATCGCCAGAGCCGGTTTGCAAGTAGCAGAAAAACCAAGTATAGTGCGTCACATTGCTGCTATAGCGGTGGGTGCTTTGTTATTCACCTGCTGGGACTTCGCTTTAGAGCCAGGTATGAGTCAAACCGCTTTTCCGTTTTGGTATTGGGAAAAACCAGGAGCTTTCTTTGGGACACCTTACCAAAACTATGCAGGTTGGTTTGGTACAAGTGCTTTATTCATGACTGTAGCAGCACTATTGTGGAGAAATGCGTCGATTAAATTAGAGCGATCGCAACTCAACGTTCCTTTAATTGTTTATATAAGCAATTTTGTCTTCGCTGCCGGACTCAGCTTAGGATCTGGGTTTGCGATTCCAGTTTTGCTGGGCTTCTTCGGTGGTGTAGTTCCAGCTGTGTCTCTATGGTGGAGAACTGCAAATACACCCGCACAACCAGCCGTTGAAACAAACACAGAAATGCAAGTCGCTCCAGTCAAAGTTGCTTTGAAGTAG
- a CDS encoding diflavin flavoprotein has product MVAIAENAQKRLTIQTVEIAPDTTAIRSLDWDRDRFDIEFGLQNGTTYNSYLIRGEQTALVDTSHRKFEQLYLDTLKGLINPKAIDYIIISHTEPDHSGLVEEVLQLAPRATVLGSKIALQFLEGLVHDPFSKRIVKSGDRIDLGNGHVIEFVSAPNLHWPDTIFSFDRKTQTLFTCDAFGMHFCDERTFDEDLEAIEADFRFYYDCLMGPNARSLLNAMKRMGELGKINIIANGHGPLLHHNLDFLTERYQSWSQIQAEAQTTVALFYVSDYGYSDRLAMSINEGVQKTGVAVEMMDLSSAEIQEIQELAGRAAGIIIGMPPTAAVAAQAAINSLLVVANNKQKVGLFESYGGDDEPIDTLRRKFIDLSVKEAFPAIRIKGEPTAATYQLCEEAGTDLGQLLMRERNIKQIKSLDVNMEKALGRISSGLYILTSKKGDVTSAMLASWVAQASLQPLGFTIAVAKDRAMESLLQIGDRFVLNALEEGNYQDLKKHFLKRLPPGADRFAGVKTQSAKNGSPILTDALAYMECEVVSSMECSDHWILYCTVENGRVSKPEGLTAVRHRKVGNYY; this is encoded by the coding sequence ATGGTAGCGATCGCCGAAAATGCCCAAAAAAGGCTAACCATACAAACTGTAGAAATTGCCCCGGATACGACAGCGATTCGTTCTCTTGATTGGGACCGCGATCGCTTCGACATCGAATTCGGTTTGCAAAACGGTACAACCTACAACTCATATCTAATTCGCGGTGAGCAAACAGCTTTAGTTGATACTTCTCACCGTAAGTTTGAGCAACTGTATTTAGACACGCTCAAAGGTTTAATCAATCCCAAGGCAATTGATTATATCATAATCAGCCACACAGAGCCAGACCACAGCGGCTTGGTGGAAGAAGTTTTGCAATTAGCGCCCAGAGCAACCGTTTTAGGTTCAAAAATTGCCCTACAATTTCTTGAAGGCTTGGTACACGATCCTTTTTCCAAGCGAATTGTTAAAAGTGGCGATCGCATTGACTTAGGCAACGGACACGTCATAGAATTCGTGAGTGCGCCTAACTTGCACTGGCCCGACACAATATTTAGTTTCGATCGCAAAACCCAAACTCTCTTCACCTGTGATGCTTTTGGGATGCACTTTTGCGACGAGCGTACCTTTGACGAAGACTTAGAAGCAATAGAAGCTGACTTTCGATTTTACTACGATTGCTTGATGGGTCCCAACGCTCGCTCTTTGCTGAATGCAATGAAGAGAATGGGCGAACTTGGCAAAATCAACATTATCGCCAACGGTCACGGACCATTACTGCACCACAACCTTGATTTTCTCACAGAACGCTACCAAAGCTGGAGCCAAATTCAAGCAGAAGCGCAAACAACCGTAGCTTTATTTTACGTTTCAGATTACGGCTATAGCGATCGCCTCGCCATGTCAATTAATGAAGGAGTCCAAAAAACTGGGGTAGCCGTCGAAATGATGGATTTATCCAGTGCGGAAATCCAAGAAATTCAAGAACTGGCAGGTAGAGCAGCTGGTATAATTATCGGAATGCCGCCAACCGCAGCGGTTGCAGCACAAGCGGCAATTAATTCGCTTTTAGTTGTTGCTAACAACAAGCAAAAAGTCGGCTTATTTGAATCTTACGGTGGGGATGATGAACCGATTGATACCCTCCGGAGAAAATTCATCGATTTGAGTGTCAAAGAAGCCTTTCCCGCAATTAGAATTAAAGGTGAACCCACCGCAGCTACTTACCAATTGTGTGAAGAAGCGGGTACAGATTTGGGACAATTGTTAATGCGGGAACGCAACATCAAGCAGATTAAATCTCTTGATGTCAACATGGAAAAAGCCCTCGGACGCATCAGCAGCGGATTGTATATTCTCACTTCCAAAAAAGGTGATGTTACTAGTGCAATGCTGGCATCCTGGGTAGCACAAGCGAGTTTGCAACCATTAGGATTTACAATAGCCGTTGCCAAAGATAGAGCAATGGAATCATTGTTGCAAATAGGCGATCGCTTCGTCCTCAATGCCTTAGAAGAAGGAAATTATCAAGACCTGAAAAAGCACTTCCTCAAGCGTCTACCTCCCGGTGCTGACCGATTTGCCGGCGTGAAAACCCAAAGTGCGAAAAACGGTTCCCCCATTCTTACAGATGCTTTAGCATACATGGAATGTGAAGTTGTCAGCAGCATGGAATGCAGCGACCACTGGATTCTTTACTGCACTGTCGAAAACGGTCGCGTTTCCAAACCCGAAGGACTCACCGCAGTTCGTCACCGCAAAGTAGGTAATTACTACTAG